The following nucleotide sequence is from Candidatus Eisenbacteria bacterium.
TGCACTTCCGCGCTCCCCGGCGCCGGTGAGCGCATGGTGGACTGGATCATCACCGCCGTACGTGATCGGGAAGGCGCCCGGACGGGTTTCGTCGTTTCCGGCGCCGATGTGACCGAACGGATGAACCGGGTCGCCACGGTGGAGCGAGCACGCGACGAGCTGAACATGATTCTGGACACGCTTCCCTTCGGCGTGATCCTGATCGACGAGACACGGAAGATTCAATGGATCAATCTGGTCGGCATGGAGATGGCGGGAGAACTCCGGCGCGAAGAGATAATCGGCAGATCTTGCTCGAAATGGTGTTGCCATGCCGAGAAGGGCTGTTGTCCCGTTTATGATCAGGGAAAATATTTCAGCAACAAAGAGATGTGGTTTTACCCCCTGGAGGGGAATGCTTTCCCGGTGCTGAAAAGCGTCGCTCCGGTCCGGATCGGCGGCAAGGAGTACCTGCTCGAGGTTTTCATCGACATCGCGGACCGGAAAAGCATGGAGTCCGAGCTGGAGCAGGCGCGGCGTCTGGAGAGCATCGGCCAACTCGCGGCGGGGATCGCTCACGAGATCAACACGCCCACCCAGTTTCTGAGCGACAACATCATCTTTCTCTCCCAAGTCGTCAAGGCGATGCTGGACCATCTGGAGGACTACGCCGATCTGGTACGGCGGTTGGAGGGGCCGGACTGGTCGCCGGAAGATTTGGAGAAAAACCGCCGCTCCCTGAAAAATTTCGACATAGCGTTTTACCGGGAAGAGATCCCGGAGGCGTTGAATCACTCCCGGGACGGCATCCGCCGTATCAGCGAGATCGTGCAGGCCATGAAGGAGTTCTCCCACCCCGGCCAAAAGCAGAAAGTGCCTACCGATATCGAGCACGCCGTCCGGACGACGGCGACGGTGGCGAGAAACCGTTGGAAGTACGTAGCCGATCTGGAAATCGATGTGGGCGAGGGGCTTGATGAAGTGCCTTGCAATCCCGGCGAGTTCAATCAGGTGATCCTGAACCTGATCGTGAACGCTGCGGACGCCATCGCCTCGAAAATCGAGGGGAGTACCGACGAAAAGGGAATGATCCGCGTCAAAGCGAGACGGGACGGCGATTGGGTGGAGATACGGATCGGCGATACGGGCGGCGGCGTTCCTCCGGAGATCCTGGGGAGGATCTTCGAGCCGTTTTTCACGACCAAGGAAGTGGGGAAGGGAACCGGTCAGGGCCTGGCGATCGCGCGAAGCGTCATCGTGGACAAGCACGACGGCGTCATCCGATGCGAGAGCGAGCCGGGGGTCGGAACCACATTCATCGTGCGGTTGCCCATCCGCGAGAAGAAAACGACGGAATCCCCCATCGTATAGGGGCAGGAGACGGACATGGAGAAATCGGTGCTCTTCGTCGACGACGATCCGCACATTCTCTCCGCCCTTCGGAGGATGCTGATGGCCTCCGGGTGCGTCTGGGATCTCACCTTCGCCGGTGGCGGCCGGGAGGCGCTTGAGATTCTGGAAGGACGACCCCACGACGTGATCGTTTCGGACATGCGGATGCCGGGGATGACCGGCGCCGAATTGCTCGAGAAGGTGCGATCGCTTTATCCGGAGACGGTCCGCATCGTCCTCTCGGGCCACACCGAGCTGGAGACGGCGATGCGTTTGGTTCCCATCGCCCACAACTATATCGCCAAACCGTGCGACAGCGAGACGATCATCCGGCTGGTGCAGCGCGCCTGTGACATGCACGACCGGCTGAACAACGAAGAGCTGAAACAGAGGATCGGAAAGATCGGCGGCTTGCCCAACCTGTCCACCACCTATCACGAACTCGTTCGCCTACTGAGCGATCCCGACGCGGCGCTGGACGAGGTCGTGAAAATCATCGAGCGGGACGTGGGGATGGTCGCCAATATTCTTCATTTGGTGAACACGGCGTTCTATGCGCCCAAGCAGAGGATCACCAAAATCAATCAGGCCGTCTCCTACATCGGGATCACCGTGTTGAAGAGCCTCTTCCTGTCCGCCGAGGCCTTCCGGGCCTTCGAGGGCAAGATCCCCGCCGAGTTCTCGCTCGAGGAATTCCAGAACCACGGGATGGAGGTGGGGAGCGAGGCGGCGGAGATGATGGGAACGCAGCGGGAGCGGGACGACGCGTTTCTCGCGGGGATGCTGCACGACGTGGGCAAGCTCGTTCTGCTGACGGAGCACCCCGATCAGTATCAGGAGGTGTTGCGCCGCGCGGAATCGGGCCAAAGCTCCTGCGTCGAAACGGAGAGGGAGATCTGGCAGGTCACCCACGCCGACGTGGGCGGATACATTTTAGGACTCTGGTTTTTACCCTACACGATCGTCGAGGCGGTTACCTACCATCACAATCCGCCGGCCCCCATGGCGGAAGGGCTCGACGTCACCACCGCCGTCTATCGGGCTAACGAACGAGTGAACAGCCGAAAGGATCGCGCGGAAGAGTACACGGGAGCGAAGGAGTGATGTCGACCGAAGGAATGCCCGCACGCCGGGCGTGGAGAAGAACGCAGGCAGTGAATTCGCGGGAGGGGGGGGTGCGCCGTGAATTGGAGTAAACCGCCGATTCTGTGCGTCGACGACGAGGAACAGGTGTTGAAAGCCCTCTCGCGGCTTCTCCAACTCCGGTTCTCGGTGCATACAGCGACGGGCGGCGAGGAGGGGCTTCGTATCCTCGGCGAGAAGGGTCCCTTCGCCGTGGTGGTGTCGGACATGCGGATGCCCAACATGAACGGCATCCAGTTTTTGGAAAAAGTCCGCCAGGCACACCCGGACACGGTCCGCATCCTGCTCACCGGACAGGCGGATCTGAAGAGCACCATCTCGGCGATCAACCAGACCCAGATCTTTCGTTTCCTGAGCAAGCCCTGCGAGCACGAGATATTGGCCCGCGCGTTGGACGAGGGAGTCCGTCAGTATCGCCTCATCGTGGCGGAGAGGGAACTTCTCCAACACACGCTCCGCGGGAGCATCAAGCTCCTCACCGACATCCTCTCCCTGGTGCACCCCGAGGCGTTCGGTAAAGCGGTGCGTTTCCGCAAGTACATCGTCGACTTCATCGGAGCGCTCGACCTGGAGGACAGCTGGGCGATCGAGATCGCTCCCATGCTCTCCCAGCTCGGATGCTTCACGCTTCACCCCGAGCTGGTGAAGAAGCTTTACCACTATGAGGATCTCGACGCCGAAGATCTGGAACAGGTCGGGCAGCTCTTCTCCGTGACCGATCAGATGCTCGCCAACATCCCCCGCCTCGAACCGGTGCGCGAGATCCTGGCCTATCAGACGAGCCGTTTTGACGGGAGCGACATCCCTCATAGCCGTGTGAAGGGCAAGGAAATTCCGACCGGTGCGCGCATCCTGAAGATCGTGACCGATTTCGACGACCTTCTCGCCCGCAAACGGCTCTCCGTTCCGGCGGCGTTGGACACCCTGCGGGGGCGGGAGGGCGCCTACGATCCCGAGCTGCTCGGCCTCTTCTGCGACATCCACGGCCGCCCGGAGAAGGAACAGGATGTACGCGAACTCCGCGTGCAGGAGCTGACGCCCGGCATGGTGATCGACGAGGACGTCCGCGCGCAAACCGGTACGTTGCTCATCGTGAAGGGGCAGGAGGTGACCGAGAGCGTGCTCAAGCGGATATACAGCTTCCACAACCGCATCGGGATCCGGGAGCCGATCCGCACAATTCTCAAAACGACCGACGAAGCCGGCGGCGAGGCGTCCGGAAAACAGCTCTCATCGTCTTTGACCGGAGGCGTTTGATATGGCACATACCGTTTTGTTCGTGGACGACGATCCCCATCTCCTGAAGGGACTCCGCAGGAGCATGCGGGAGGAACCCTTCCGGGTTCTGTTGGCGAAAGACGGCGCCGCGGCCCTGGGAGTCCTGGACGAGCACGAAATCGACGTGCTGGTGACCGACCAAGAGATGCCCGGGCTGAAGGGGACGATGCTCCTCGATCTGGTGCGGACGCGCTACCCGGACGTCATCCGGATCCTCCTGACCGGCAACGCGAACCTGGATGTGGCCCTTCAAGCGATTAATAAAGGGGAGGTTTTCCGTCTCTGCACCAAGCCGATCGACTCCCGGGAACTCGCCGCCGTCATCCGCTCCGCCCTGGAGCAGAAGGATTTGCTCGCCACGAGCCGCGATCTCCTACACACCGTGCGGAAGCAGGCGACGGTCATGGAACGTCTCGAACGGGACAATCCGGGAATCACCAAAGTGGATCTGGATCAGGAAGGCCGCATCGTCCTTTCCGACGATTCCCTGGCCGATCTCGCCATTTTCCTCGAAGACGCCAAGAGGGAGCTGGGGCGCACGAAGCCCTGAAAGCCGCCCCCCCGATCGCGAAACAAACCTCCGCCCGGACCGCTCGGTCCGGGCGTTTTCGTCGTTTCCCTCCCCCCGCATTCTCTCAGTGCCAGTTCACCAGAGGGAGCACCTTCCGCCACCCCTCGTTGTTCCCCGCGTAATTGATCGCGCCGATCTGAACGCCGTCGAGAACGGCGGCGATGTTGACGACGCCGATGGTGAGGCCCCGGCTGGTTCCCTCCATTCGCGTCACCGCGCCTGTGGCGAAACCGCGGAAGGAACTCTTGGTGTGCGTGTAGAGGCCGCCGATCGCGGCGCCCCGCACCCTCTCCGCGGCGATGAAGGAGCCGACGAAGGCGCCCCGCAGACTCCCGCCTCCCACGCCGGCCAGTCCGGCGCCGAACCCGCGGAAACGCTTCGCGCCGACCCCCGCGCCGCCGATCGCGATTCCCCGTATTCTCTCCGCGCCGAGGCCGATCCCGCCGAGCGCCAGCCCATGGATGTCCTGCGCGCCGACGCCCACGCCGCCGATCACGATCCCCCGCACGCTCTCGGCGCCGACGCCGATCCCGCCGACGAAGAGACCGGCCATCCTCTCGCCCGCCATCCCCACTCCGCCGATTCCGATCCCGGTGAAATCCTCCTTGGCCAGGCCGATCGATCCGCAGGCGAACCCGCGCACCGACTGAGCCGCCGCACCGATTCCGCCGATCAGGATCCCCCGGACGTCCTCCGCCGCGATCCCCACGCCGCCGAAGGCGATTCCGTCCAGATCCTGAGCCGCGGCGCCGACGGTGCCGAAGAGGATCCCGTTTACGTCCTCGGCCGCGCAACCGATCCCCCCGGCGATGATCCCGGTCGCGTCCTGCGTGGCGCACCCCAGACCGCCGATCAGCACTCCATTCACTTTCTCCGTCGCGCAACCGATCCCGCCGATGCCGATCCCGTAGATGTCGCCGCCCGCCAGACCGCCTCCGCCGACGGCGATCCCCCTCATCCGTCCGAAGCAGGGGGCCGCCAGACCGGCCGCGATCCCATCCATATGGAAACGGTTATTTTCCTCGGGGATCCAAAGCGTGACATTCACCCCCCGCACGCTCCGCACTCTCTCGTCCACGAGGTTGAACCGCAACCCGTTCCATTTTTTAGAGTTACCAAAAGAAATCCCCGTCCGGGCCGCCCCCAGGTCGAGGGATGCCGCGGTGACGGGCGCCGCGGCGGCGGCGAGGAGCAGAGCCGTGAGGGAGAGGGCGATGGGGGTACGCTTCATTCCGTGAAACCTCCTCTGCTTTCGGCGTCGAATCTCGTTACCGGCCAACATAATTCAGTACGCAGCAGGATCATCCGGGTTTCAGCGGCTCTCCTTCCGGTGTCCTCGTTCCGATTCCCGGCACCGGCACCGGAGTCCGCGCAAACTCGTGCATCGTTGATTTTTTCCGGCTTCTCCTGGACAATAGGCTTTCCATGCAGCGATTCCAATCAACCCTGTTGTTCCATCCGGGAGAATCCCCCCGATCACCCAAGGAGGTTCGGATGCGATTGCCCGCTCTCTTGCTGTTGATCCTCGTTCTCGCCCCGGCGGCGCCCGCCGTGATCGCCGGGCCCGATCTCCTCGAACCGGGGGCGGCGACGGCGCTTCTCGAAGGGACGGACGACGACGCCTACGAAGGCGCGGCTCGCCTGCTCCTCTTCGACCGCACCGAGGTGGAGGTGGAGGAGAGCGGCCTCTCCCACGTTTTCCAGCACCGCTTCCTCAAGGTGCTCGATTGGGAGGGCGCGCGCGGACTACGCGCCGTCCGATTCGACTACGATCCGGCCACCAACCTGACCGAGTTCCGCGCCGTGCGGATTCACCGGAAGGAGGGGGGGCACGAGGACGTGGACCTGACGACGGTCCTCGATTCCGAGGCGCCGGCCCATCTCATCTTCTGGGGCGGTCGGATGCTGGTCCTCCCGCTCCCCGCGCTCGAGCCGGGGGACGGCGTGGAGACGATCACTTATAAGAAGGGTTTTCAGATCGCCTATCTCGACGCCGGCGGCGAAGACGAGAAGTACATCCCGCCGATGCGGGGCCACTTCTACGACGTGGTTCTCTTCCGCGACGCGGACCCGATGCTGGAGAAACAGTACACGGTCCACGTCCCCCGGGACAAACCGCTCCAGTACTCGATCTACAACGAGGCGGTTATGAGCAGCCTCACCTTCGGCGAGGAGAGCTTCATCTACCACTTCTGGATCCACGACGCGCCGGCCGCCCCGGAGGAGCGCCGCGCCCCCGATTTGTCCGACTACGTTCCCAAGGTGGTGATGGCGACCGTCTCCGACTGGCCGGAGAAAAGCCGCTGGTTCTACAAGGTCAACGAGGACCGGGAGATCTTCGCCTGGACGCCGGAGATCAAGGAGAAGGTGGACGAGATCACCGCCGGCATGAAGTCCGACGACGAGAGGATCGCCGCCCTCCTGCATTGGGTCGCCCAGAACATCCGTTACAGCGGCCTCAACATGGGCGAGGGGGAGGGGTACACCATCCACCCCGGCATCATGAGTTTCCGGGACCGCGCGGGCGTGTGCAAGGACATCGCCGGCATGCTGGTCACCATGCTCCGCGCCGCCGGTTATCCCACCTTCGCCGCCATGACCATGGCCGGCGCCCGCGTGGAGGCGATCCCGGCGGACCAGTTCAACCACTGCGTGGTGGCGCTGCAAAAGGAGGATGGAAGCTATCTGATGCTCGATCCGACCTGGGCGCCCTGGAACAACCCGCTCTGGAGCCGCTGGGAAGGGGAGCAGCACTACGTGATCGGCAGCGAGAAGGGGGAGGAGCTGATGATGATCCCCGCCTTCAAGCCGGAGGACAACCTCTTCGCGATTCGGAGCGACGCCCGAATCCTCCCCGACGGCGCGCTGGAGGGGACGCTCCGCTTCGAGGGGAAGGGGATCTCGGACGGACGGATCCGGAGCGCCGTGGGGGATCAACCGAAGCACGGCCGCCGCGCCTTTCTCGAAGGGTGGCTCGGCGCCATCGATCCGCGGGTGGAGCTGATCGACGTGGACATCACCGACCACCGCGACTTCACCATCGACAGCGTCATGCGCCTCACCTATCGGGTGCCCGGTTATGCCGACCGGCTCGGCGACGACCTCGCCTTCCATTCGCCGGCGCTCCTCTTCATCACCCGCAACGAGCGGATCTCCCGGCTCCACAACGTGCCCGAGAGCGACGAGCGAACGACCGGCGTTTTCCTCTACGGTCCGCAGAAAGTCACGATCGACGAGACCGTTCGCCTTCCCGGCGGATACGAAGCGGAGGCGCCGGAGGGGCTCGACAAGGACGGAACGCTCGCCGCGGCGCGGCTCGACTGGAACGCCGAGGGGAGCCGCCTCGTTTTGAACGCCGAATACGAATTGAAGAACCGGTTCGTCACCGTCGACGGTTATCCGGACGTGATCGAAACCATCCGCGAGCTTCGGGAGAAGACCGAAGCGGACCTGTTCGCGACGCGATAGGGAGGACGAAGCGATGACCAAGAGCAAGGTATTGTTGTGGACGGCGCTTCTGGCCCTGTTCGTCGCGGTTCTTCCGGCGGCGGGCCAGACGGCGCATCGCGGCGTGGACGGACCGCTCGGCGAGGAGGCGATCCGGTCCATCGTCGGCGCGGCCCCCGCCGAGGCCGCCCGCCCGGGCGAAGACGGGCTGATCCTTTTCGAGGGGGTTTGGGTCGATTGGCGGGACGGCAGGGCGGAGGTCCGCGTCCAGCGGTTGACCAAGATGTACACGGAATGGGCCGTCGAACACCTGGGCGATCCGCGTATTCCCTGGGACGACGGGCGGCAGGAGATGATCGTTCACGCGAGCCGCACCTACCTTCCCGGCGGCGGCGTGGTGGACACGCCCACTCCGGAGGAAAACGGCTACAGCGGCACCAACGAGGTGACGCCCGACGAACTCGCCCTCGCCGTCGACCACCTGGACATCCGCGAGATGGTGGTGACCCGGGTGGGGCTCGTGCGGGAGGCGGTCATTCTCCTGGACTACACGATCCGCGATCTCGAGCCGGCCGCGCTCCCCTTCCACATGCTTCTCTTTCCCCAGAGCGAGTTCCCGATTCTGGAAGGGACGGTTTCCGTGGGCGGCGGGCTCACCGCCGAGACGGTGAACCCTCCGGACCGCCTGTTCACGCTGCCCGAGGCGGAGCTGCGGGGCGGGCGAACCATTTGGACCATGAAGGATCTTCCGGCGAGGCCCCACGACTCCGGCCGCCGGCTCGGCGACCAGATTCCCTGGATCGCTCTCTCTTCGGCGAAGGACTGGCAGGAGGCGGTGGAGAATTTCGACGGAGCGGTGCGGCGCGCGGCGAAGGCGGACGAGGCGCTCCGGGCGGCGCTCATGGAGATCGAGGAGGAGCGGCCTTCCCTCGGCGTTCGGGAGACGCTGGAGTCTTGGACGTCGATGGCGAAAGAGCGGACCGAGACGATCCACTATCGGCCTTGGGAATTTCTCGCCTCTCCCCGGACGGTCGGCGCCGTGCTCGACCGTGCCTACGCCACGCCCGCGGAGCGGGCGGCGCTGCTGCTCGCCTGCTGTGATACCCGCGGCTGGAAGACGGAGCTGATCCTTCCCGCCCGTTGGGCCGCCCTTTCCGTCGCCGCGCCCGCGCTGAACGCGCTCGGCGACCCGCTCCTTCGCGTGACCGACGACGGGGGAGTCCTCTGGTGGGTCGACCCGATGGGCGGCGCCGTGTCCTCCCTGCCGCCGATGGACGGCGGGATCCCCTATTTCGCCTCCGACGGCTCCCGGGTCCGCCGCGAAACCGCGCCGGTCCGCGGGGACCGGATCGACGTGCGCGTCTTCTGGAACCTCGTCTCGGGCGAGGGGAGCGCGGAGGTCGTGATGAGCGGCCCGATGCTGGCCGCCCTCGGTCCGGAGAAACCGGAGGAACTCGCCGGGGCGTGGGTCGCCGATTGGTGCGAGGGCGCCTCCGTCGAGGACCTGCGCGTGCACGAGTCGGGCGAGGACCGTATCCGGTTCTCCGCGAAGATCGAAGCCTCCCCGCCGGAGCCGGACGACCGGGGTCGGATCGTGATCGAGCCGCCCCTTTTCGCGGCGGATCTCTCCGGCCTCACGCCGCCCGGGATGGAGCGTTCTCACGGCGCCTGTGACGCCGTCCTCTTTCCCGCGGGGCCCGTCGATGCGCGGGCGCTCTGGGTTTTCGAGATCCCCGGGGACAGGAGCGTTCTCGACGTCGATCCTTTAGACGCGAAGTGGAACGGCGCGGAAGCGGGCCTCTCCCGCACGATCGAAGGGAGCCGGCTCACGATGAACGCCCGTCTCCTCTGGAGCGGCGAACCGGTCCGCCCGGAGGATTACGTCGCTTTTCGCGGCTTCCTCGCGCGGGTCCTGGACGCGCGGGCGGCGCGGATCGCGCTCGTCTCCGTGGGCGGAGAGTAGGCCCGGCGCGCCCGGCCCGAAGGGGAAATGGCATGACGCAATCGAGCCGCCCCGATCACGCCGTCTCGGCGGAGTGGAGCGGGCTCTCCTGGAAGTGGTTCCGCCTCCGGAAGGCAATCCGGAGGCGGTCCCCCTTCACCCGGCGCCCGCCGGAGAGCGTTCTCTTCGTGATGGGATGCCAGCGGTCGGGAACGACCATGCTGAGCCAGCTCTTCGAGCGCGATCCCCGGTCGCGGGTGTACGGCGAGTACAGCCCCCTCTCCGCGGGGGACAAAGAGGAGGGGCTCCGCCTCGACCCCATCGAGCGCGTGCGCCGGCGGATCGAGTCGGACCGTGTCCGGCTCGTGGTTTTGAAGCCGATCGTGGAGAGCCAGAACACGCCGGAGCTTCTCGACGGCGTTCCCGGCGCGAGGGCGCTCTGGGCCTTCCGCCATTACCGGGACGTGGCCGCGTCGAACCTGAAAAAATTCGGGATCGACAACGGCGTTCGGGACCTCCGCCCCATCGCGGGCAACGATCCGGCGAACTGGAGAAACGACGGCGTTTCGAAGGAGACACGCGCCCTGATCCGCCGGTTCTACTCGGAGGAGATGA
It contains:
- a CDS encoding PAS domain-containing protein, which produces MQVRSEPRETTESGAFRVTVRPERLEFPFAVEADGNGIVLDVSAAVLSRVTRPAGRRIDDLLRGPATGGWAAFFAGDPDRSVEAALIADGGDVPLAGFWVPSERGRLFLGRPLVRGRDDLRHFELEELEGTASILDVFTTMDEAESLSRGTERALSALQVESRRLRGLVRNTGGFLIVTNRSNNIVLVGSGLLEALGKEKQEVLSKPLFDVIDSPEFREWANSRGGSGEYASDGDERFECTSALPGAGERMVDWIITAVRDREGARTGFVVSGADVTERMNRVATVERARDELNMILDTLPFGVILIDETRKIQWINLVGMEMAGELRREEIIGRSCSKWCCHAEKGCCPVYDQGKYFSNKEMWFYPLEGNAFPVLKSVAPVRIGGKEYLLEVFIDIADRKSMESELEQARRLESIGQLAAGIAHEINTPTQFLSDNIIFLSQVVKAMLDHLEDYADLVRRLEGPDWSPEDLEKNRRSLKNFDIAFYREEIPEALNHSRDGIRRISEIVQAMKEFSHPGQKQKVPTDIEHAVRTTATVARNRWKYVADLEIDVGEGLDEVPCNPGEFNQVILNLIVNAADAIASKIEGSTDEKGMIRVKARRDGDWVEIRIGDTGGGVPPEILGRIFEPFFTTKEVGKGTGQGLAIARSVIVDKHDGVIRCESEPGVGTTFIVRLPIREKKTTESPIV
- a CDS encoding HDOD domain-containing protein, which codes for MEKSVLFVDDDPHILSALRRMLMASGCVWDLTFAGGGREALEILEGRPHDVIVSDMRMPGMTGAELLEKVRSLYPETVRIVLSGHTELETAMRLVPIAHNYIAKPCDSETIIRLVQRACDMHDRLNNEELKQRIGKIGGLPNLSTTYHELVRLLSDPDAALDEVVKIIERDVGMVANILHLVNTAFYAPKQRITKINQAVSYIGITVLKSLFLSAEAFRAFEGKIPAEFSLEEFQNHGMEVGSEAAEMMGTQRERDDAFLAGMLHDVGKLVLLTEHPDQYQEVLRRAESGQSSCVETEREIWQVTHADVGGYILGLWFLPYTIVEAVTYHHNPPAPMAEGLDVTTAVYRANERVNSRKDRAEEYTGAKE
- a CDS encoding response regulator gives rise to the protein MNWSKPPILCVDDEEQVLKALSRLLQLRFSVHTATGGEEGLRILGEKGPFAVVVSDMRMPNMNGIQFLEKVRQAHPDTVRILLTGQADLKSTISAINQTQIFRFLSKPCEHEILARALDEGVRQYRLIVAERELLQHTLRGSIKLLTDILSLVHPEAFGKAVRFRKYIVDFIGALDLEDSWAIEIAPMLSQLGCFTLHPELVKKLYHYEDLDAEDLEQVGQLFSVTDQMLANIPRLEPVREILAYQTSRFDGSDIPHSRVKGKEIPTGARILKIVTDFDDLLARKRLSVPAALDTLRGREGAYDPELLGLFCDIHGRPEKEQDVRELRVQELTPGMVIDEDVRAQTGTLLIVKGQEVTESVLKRIYSFHNRIGIREPIRTILKTTDEAGGEASGKQLSSSLTGGV
- a CDS encoding response regulator, with product MAHTVLFVDDDPHLLKGLRRSMREEPFRVLLAKDGAAALGVLDEHEIDVLVTDQEMPGLKGTMLLDLVRTRYPDVIRILLTGNANLDVALQAINKGEVFRLCTKPIDSRELAAVIRSALEQKDLLATSRDLLHTVRKQATVMERLERDNPGITKVDLDQEGRIVLSDDSLADLAIFLEDAKRELGRTKP
- a CDS encoding DUF3857 and transglutaminase domain-containing protein, whose translation is MRLPALLLLILVLAPAAPAVIAGPDLLEPGAATALLEGTDDDAYEGAARLLLFDRTEVEVEESGLSHVFQHRFLKVLDWEGARGLRAVRFDYDPATNLTEFRAVRIHRKEGGHEDVDLTTVLDSEAPAHLIFWGGRMLVLPLPALEPGDGVETITYKKGFQIAYLDAGGEDEKYIPPMRGHFYDVVLFRDADPMLEKQYTVHVPRDKPLQYSIYNEAVMSSLTFGEESFIYHFWIHDAPAAPEERRAPDLSDYVPKVVMATVSDWPEKSRWFYKVNEDREIFAWTPEIKEKVDEITAGMKSDDERIAALLHWVAQNIRYSGLNMGEGEGYTIHPGIMSFRDRAGVCKDIAGMLVTMLRAAGYPTFAAMTMAGARVEAIPADQFNHCVVALQKEDGSYLMLDPTWAPWNNPLWSRWEGEQHYVIGSEKGEELMMIPAFKPEDNLFAIRSDARILPDGALEGTLRFEGKGISDGRIRSAVGDQPKHGRRAFLEGWLGAIDPRVELIDVDITDHRDFTIDSVMRLTYRVPGYADRLGDDLAFHSPALLFITRNERISRLHNVPESDERTTGVFLYGPQKVTIDETVRLPGGYEAEAPEGLDKDGTLAAARLDWNAEGSRLVLNAEYELKNRFVTVDGYPDVIETIRELREKTEADLFATR
- a CDS encoding DUF3857 domain-containing protein — its product is MTKSKVLLWTALLALFVAVLPAAGQTAHRGVDGPLGEEAIRSIVGAAPAEAARPGEDGLILFEGVWVDWRDGRAEVRVQRLTKMYTEWAVEHLGDPRIPWDDGRQEMIVHASRTYLPGGGVVDTPTPEENGYSGTNEVTPDELALAVDHLDIREMVVTRVGLVREAVILLDYTIRDLEPAALPFHMLLFPQSEFPILEGTVSVGGGLTAETVNPPDRLFTLPEAELRGGRTIWTMKDLPARPHDSGRRLGDQIPWIALSSAKDWQEAVENFDGAVRRAAKADEALRAALMEIEEERPSLGVRETLESWTSMAKERTETIHYRPWEFLASPRTVGAVLDRAYATPAERAALLLACCDTRGWKTELILPARWAALSVAAPALNALGDPLLRVTDDGGVLWWVDPMGGAVSSLPPMDGGIPYFASDGSRVRRETAPVRGDRIDVRVFWNLVSGEGSAEVVMSGPMLAALGPEKPEELAGAWVADWCEGASVEDLRVHESGEDRIRFSAKIEASPPEPDDRGRIVIEPPLFAADLSGLTPPGMERSHGACDAVLFPAGPVDARALWVFEIPGDRSVLDVDPLDAKWNGAEAGLSRTIEGSRLTMNARLLWSGEPVRPEDYVAFRGFLARVLDARAARIALVSVGGE
- a CDS encoding sulfotransferase, producing the protein MTQSSRPDHAVSAEWSGLSWKWFRLRKAIRRRSPFTRRPPESVLFVMGCQRSGTTMLSQLFERDPRSRVYGEYSPLSAGDKEEGLRLDPIERVRRRIESDRVRLVVLKPIVESQNTPELLDGVPGARALWAFRHYRDVAASNLKKFGIDNGVRDLRPIAGNDPANWRNDGVSKETRALIRRFYSEEMKPYDAAVLFWCARNRVFLERRFDADPRIRMIRYEDLVVEPAAWLRRIYDFAGAAYPGDRIVSDVHARSVKKGEEIDLSPEVVSLAEETLRGMEEAYARQSARTA